The following coding sequences lie in one Desulfuribacillus stibiiarsenatis genomic window:
- the panD gene encoding aspartate 1-decarboxylase — protein sequence MFRTMMKSKLHRATVTEANLNYVGSITIDEELLEVADILPNEKVAIVNNNNGARFETYVIPGERGKRDICLNGAAARLVQPGDRVIIISYGMFSNEEAKQLVPKLILLDENNEFSFIDQELPKTVK from the coding sequence TTGTTTAGAACAATGATGAAGTCTAAGCTTCATCGCGCGACTGTTACAGAAGCTAATCTTAACTACGTAGGAAGTATTACAATTGATGAAGAGCTACTAGAGGTAGCAGATATCCTACCTAATGAAAAGGTAGCAATCGTTAACAATAATAATGGAGCCCGATTCGAAACCTATGTTATACCAGGGGAACGTGGTAAAAGAGATATTTGCTTGAATGGTGCCGCTGCTCGACTAGTTCAGCCAGGAGACCGAGTGATTATTATCTCTTATGGTATGTTTTCAAATGAAGAAGCGAAACAGCTTGTTCCAAAATTGATTCTTCTAGATGAAAATAACGAATTTTCTTTTATAGATCAAGAATTACCGAAGACAGTGAAATAA